One genomic segment of Brassica napus cultivar Da-Ae chromosome A3, Da-Ae, whole genome shotgun sequence includes these proteins:
- the LOC106440879 gene encoding inositol oxygenase 4-like has product MTISIDKPMFEEVSAFQKKSENNTRDLTMASEHDEAFLAPEMNAFGRQFRNYDAENERQKSVEEFYRLQHINQTVDFVKKMRAEYGKLDKMVMSIWECCELLNDVVDESDPDLDEPQIQHLLQSAEAIRKDYPNEEWLHLTALIHDLGKVITLPQFGGLPQWATVGDTFPVGCAFDESNVHHKYFSENPDFHNQAYNTKSGIYTEGCGLNNVMMSWGHDDYMYLVAKENGSTLPSAGQFIIRYHSFYPLHTAGEYTHLMNEEDKENLKWLHVFNKYDLYSKSKVHVDVEKVKPYYMSLIRKYFPENLRW; this is encoded by the exons ATGACAATCTCTATTGATAAGCCGATGTTTG AGGAAGTTTCTGCATTCCAGAAGAAGAGCGAGAACAATACCCGAGACTTAACAATGGCCAGCGAACACGATGAAGCGTTCTTGGCGCCTGAGATGAATGCATTCGGCCGTCAATTcag GAACTACGATGCTGAGAATGAGAGGCAGAAGAGCGTCGAAGAGTTTTACAGATTACAACACATTAACCAGACCGTCGATTTT GTGAAGAAAATGAGGGCAGAATAtggaaaattagataaaatGGTGATGAGCATTTGGGAATGTTGTGAGCTCCTTAACGATGTGGTGGACGAGAGTGATCCAGATCTCGACGAGCCTCAGATCCAGCATTTGCTTCAATCCGCGGAAGCTATCCGCAAAGATTATCCTAACGAAGAATGGCTTCATCTAACCGCTCTTATCCATG ATCTTGGGAAGGTTATTACACTTCCACAATTCGGAGGACTCCCTCAATGGGCTACTGTTG GTGACACATTTCCTGTTGGGTGTGCATTTGATGAATCTAACGTACATCACAAG TATTTTTCGGAAAATCCTGATTTTCACAACCAAGCCTACAACACCAAATCTGGTATTTACACAGAAGGATGTGGCTTAAACAACGTCATGATGTCATGGGGCCATGACGACTACATGTATCTG GTGGCTAAGGAGAATGGAAGCACCTTACCGTCAGCCGGACAGTTCATAATTCGATATCACTCATTTTACC CATTGCACACGGCTGGAGAATACACACACCTTATGAACGAGGAAGACAAAGAGAACCTCAAGTGGCTACACGTTTTCAA CAAGTACGACTTGTACAGCAAGAGCAAAGTTCATGTTGATGTCGAGAAGGTCAAGCCTTACTACATGTCCCTTATAAGAAAA TATTTTCCGGAGAACTTGAGGTGGTGA
- the LOC106444638 gene encoding cytosolic sulfotransferase 3-like: MEKKELWINLREEDLTSETKTLISSLPSDEPYLGLNLCKYQGTWYYYNFLQGILNVQRGLQPQDTDIIIASFPKSGTLWIKALTVALFQRSENPSSGDDHPLLSNNPHDLIPILEMHLYRDTHKPDLTKISSSSQRVFSTHMPFHTLQEALKYSPCKVVYICRDAKDCMVSRWRFICRCLNKEEDRNILESMFESFCSGVALFGPFWDHILSYWKASLENPKHVLFMKYDEVKTDPHSQLKKLAEFLGCPFSEEEEKNGCVDEILEMCSLSKLRSLEVNMTGESVDGIDHKNHFRKGIVGDWKNYLTPEMGNKMDMIMEEKLKDSGLKF; this comes from the coding sequence atggagaAGAAAGAGTTATGGATTAACTTGAGAGAAGAAGATTTAACCTCAGAAACAAAGACTCTaatctcttctcttccttcagATGAACCATACCTCGGTCTAAACCTCTGCAAATACCAAGGTACTTGGTATTACTACAACTTCCTCCAAGGTATCCTCAATGTCCAGAGAGGTCTTCAGCCTCAAGACACTGATATCATCATCGCATCTTTCCCTAAATCCGGTACCTTATGGATCAAGGCACTCACTGTGGCCCTCTTCCAGAGATCGGAGAACCCTTCTTCTGGTGATGATCATCCTCTTTTATCCAACAACCCTCATGACCTCATACCAATTCTTGAGATGCATCTGTATCGCGACACCCACAAACCGGACTTGACCAAGATCTCATCGTCATCTCAAAGGGTGTTCTCTACTCACATGCCGTTCCATACTCTTCAAGAAGCTCTCAAATACTCTCCTTGCAAGGTAGTGTACATTTGCAGGGATGCTAAGGATTGTATGGTGTCACGTTGGCGTTTCATTTGCAGGTGCCTGAACAAAGAAGAGGACAGAAACATTCTCGAGTCTATGTTCGAGTCCTTCTGCAGCGGGGTTGCCTTGTTTGGTCCCTTTTGGGATCATATCCTGAGTTATTGGAAAGCTAGCTTGGAAAACCCTAAGCATGTTCTGTTTATGAAGTACGATGAAGTGAAAACAGATCCTCATAGTCAGCTCAAGAAGCTTGCAGAGTTCTTGGGTTGTCCCttttccgaggaagaagaaaaaaatggatGTGTGGATGAGATCTTGGAGATGTGCTCTCTGTCTAAGCTGAGAAGTTTGGAGGTTAACATGACCGGAGAATCAGTCGATGGCATTGATCACAAGAACCATTTTCGTAAAGGGATAGTCGGTGACTGGAAGAATTATCTAACTCCAGAAATGGGGAACAaaatggacatgatcatggagGAGAAACTCAAAGATTCGGGTCTCAAGTTCTGA
- the LOC106440880 gene encoding arginine--tRNA ligase, cytoplasmic isoform X1 codes for MAISLTLVPVIATPPSSLFTFTRLHHLASLSSPYSPSGVLRATAKRFTFVTKSKSVTMAAVQECPGNLKRQVEKLFDASLRSTVPDETGVQTEVTASLPGKPGDYQCNNAMGLWSIIKGKGTQFKGPPAVGQALLKNLPTSEMVESCSVAGPGFVNVILSSKWIAESIETMLMDGIDTWAPSLPVKRAVVDFSSPNIAKEMHVGHLRSTIIGDTLARMLEYSKVEVLRRNHVGDWGTQFGMLIEYLFEKFPDTDSVTETAIGDLQSFYKESKSKFDADPEFKEKAQKAVVRLQGGDAIYRKAWTKICDISRAEFAKVYQRLRVELEEKGESFYNPYIAKVIEELNSKGLIEESEGARVIFLEGFNIPLMVVKSDGGFNYASTDLTALWYRLNEEKAEWIVYVTDVGQQQHFSMFFKTARKAGWLPESDKTYPRVDHVGFGLVKGEDGKRFRTRSSEVVRLVDLLDEAKTRSKTALIERGKDKEWTPEELDQTAEAVGYGAVKYADLKNNRSTSYTFNFDQMLSDKGNTAVYLLYAHARICSIIRKSGKDIDELKKTGKLALDHPEERALGLHLLRFAETVEAACANLLPHVLCEYLYELSERYTSFYSVHQVIGSAEEASRLLLCEATAIVMRKCFHLLGITPVYKI; via the exons ATGGCAATAAGCCTAACCCTTGTTCCGGTAATAGCTACACCGCCGTCTTCTCTCTTCACCTTCACTCGTCTCCATCACCTGGCTTCTTTGTCATCTCCTTATTCTCCCTCTG GCGTATTGAGAGCAACGGCTAAGAGATTTACTTTTGTAACCAAGTCAAAGTCAGTAACCATGGCTGCT GTTCAAGAATGCCCTGGGAATCTAAAACGCCAGGTGGAGAAGCTCTTTGATGCGTCTCTGAGATCAACGGTTCCTGATGAAACTGGTGTTCAGACAGAAGTTACTGCCTCGCTTCCCGGAAAGCCTGGAGATTACCAATG TAATAATGCAATGGGTCTATGGTCCATTATTAAAGGAAAGGGGACTCAGTTCAAGGGTCCTCCAGCTGTTGGACAG GCTCTTTTGAAGAATCTACCTACTTCTGAGATGGTGGAGTCATGTTCTGTTGCTGGACCTGGTTTTGTTAATGTCATACTATCATCCAAGTGGATAGCTgag AGTATTGAAACTATGCTTATGGATGGAATCGACACATGGGCGCCTTCTCTTCCAGTTAAGAGAGCAGTAGTTGATTTTTCATCTCCCAACATTGCAAAAGAAATGCATGTTGGTCATCTAAGATCAACTATCATTGGTGACACGCTAGCTCGCATGCTTGAGTACTCAAAGGTTGAAGTTCTACGCAGAAACCATGTTGGCGACTGGGGAACACAG TTTGGGATGCTCATTGAGTACCTCTTTGAGAAGTTTCCTGATACGGATAGTGTCACTGAGACAGCAATTGGAGATCTTCAG TCGTTTTACAAAGAATCAAAGAGTAAATTTGATGCTGATCCGGAGTTCAAGGAAAAAGCACAAAAGGCTGTGGTCCGTCTTCAG GGTGGAGATGCTATTTACCGCAAGGCCTGGACTAAGATTTGTGATATCAGCCGAGCAGAGTTTGCCAAGGTTTATCAACGCCTTAGAGTTGAGCTTGAAGAGAAG GGAGAGAGCTTTTATAACCCATATATAGCTAAAGTAATTGAGGAATTGAATAGCAAAGGGTTGATTGAAGAAAGTGAGGGTGCTCGTGTGATTTTCCTTGAAGGCTTCAACATCCCACTCATGGTTGTAAAGAGTGACGGTGGTTTTAACTATGCCTCAACAGATCTGACTGCTCTCTG GTATCGGCTTAATGAAGAGAAAGCTGAGTGGATTGTTTATGTGACCGATGTTGGCCAGCAGCAGCACTTTAGCATGTTCTTCAAA ACTGCCAGAAAAGCAGGTTGGCTTCCAGAGAGTGATAAAACTTACCCTAGAGTTGACCATGTTGGTTTTGGTCTCGTCAAGGGGGAAGATGGCAAGCGATTCAGAACTCGATCTTCAGAGGTAGTCCGACTAGTTGATTTGCTAGATGAGGCCAAGACTCGCAGTAAAACTGCCCTTATTGAGCGTG GTAAGGATAAAGAATGGACTCCAGAGGAGCTGGACCAAACAGCGGAGGCAGTTGGATACGGTGCGGTGAA GTATGCTGACTTGAAGAACAACAGATCCACAAGTTATACTTTCAACTTCGATCAAATGCTTAGTGACAAG GGGAATACAGCCGTTTACCTTCTTTACGCCCATGCTCGGATCTGTTCAATCATCAGAAAGTCTGGCAAAGACATAGACGAGCTGAAGAAG ACAGGGAAGCTAGCATTGGATCATCCAGAAGAACGAGCATTGGGGCTTCACTTGCTTCGATTTGCTGAG ACGGTTGAGGCAGCTTGCGCCAACTTGTTACCGCATGTGCTGTGCGAGTACCTCTACGAGTTATCTGAACGCTACACCTCATTCTATTCCGTTCATCAG GTCATTGGTTCAGCAGAGGAGGCAAGCCGTCTACTACTTTGTGAAGCAACGGCTATAGTGATGCGGAAATGCTTTCACCTTCTTGGAATCACTCCTGTTTACAAGATTTGA
- the LOC106440880 gene encoding arginine--tRNA ligase, chloroplastic/mitochondrial isoform X2, with amino-acid sequence MAAVQECPGNLKRQVEKLFDASLRSTVPDETGVQTEVTASLPGKPGDYQCNNAMGLWSIIKGKGTQFKGPPAVGQALLKNLPTSEMVESCSVAGPGFVNVILSSKWIAESIETMLMDGIDTWAPSLPVKRAVVDFSSPNIAKEMHVGHLRSTIIGDTLARMLEYSKVEVLRRNHVGDWGTQFGMLIEYLFEKFPDTDSVTETAIGDLQSFYKESKSKFDADPEFKEKAQKAVVRLQGGDAIYRKAWTKICDISRAEFAKVYQRLRVELEEKGESFYNPYIAKVIEELNSKGLIEESEGARVIFLEGFNIPLMVVKSDGGFNYASTDLTALWYRLNEEKAEWIVYVTDVGQQQHFSMFFKTARKAGWLPESDKTYPRVDHVGFGLVKGEDGKRFRTRSSEVVRLVDLLDEAKTRSKTALIERGKDKEWTPEELDQTAEAVGYGAVKYADLKNNRSTSYTFNFDQMLSDKGNTAVYLLYAHARICSIIRKSGKDIDELKKTGKLALDHPEERALGLHLLRFAETVEAACANLLPHVLCEYLYELSERYTSFYSVHQVIGSAEEASRLLLCEATAIVMRKCFHLLGITPVYKI; translated from the exons ATGGCTGCT GTTCAAGAATGCCCTGGGAATCTAAAACGCCAGGTGGAGAAGCTCTTTGATGCGTCTCTGAGATCAACGGTTCCTGATGAAACTGGTGTTCAGACAGAAGTTACTGCCTCGCTTCCCGGAAAGCCTGGAGATTACCAATG TAATAATGCAATGGGTCTATGGTCCATTATTAAAGGAAAGGGGACTCAGTTCAAGGGTCCTCCAGCTGTTGGACAG GCTCTTTTGAAGAATCTACCTACTTCTGAGATGGTGGAGTCATGTTCTGTTGCTGGACCTGGTTTTGTTAATGTCATACTATCATCCAAGTGGATAGCTgag AGTATTGAAACTATGCTTATGGATGGAATCGACACATGGGCGCCTTCTCTTCCAGTTAAGAGAGCAGTAGTTGATTTTTCATCTCCCAACATTGCAAAAGAAATGCATGTTGGTCATCTAAGATCAACTATCATTGGTGACACGCTAGCTCGCATGCTTGAGTACTCAAAGGTTGAAGTTCTACGCAGAAACCATGTTGGCGACTGGGGAACACAG TTTGGGATGCTCATTGAGTACCTCTTTGAGAAGTTTCCTGATACGGATAGTGTCACTGAGACAGCAATTGGAGATCTTCAG TCGTTTTACAAAGAATCAAAGAGTAAATTTGATGCTGATCCGGAGTTCAAGGAAAAAGCACAAAAGGCTGTGGTCCGTCTTCAG GGTGGAGATGCTATTTACCGCAAGGCCTGGACTAAGATTTGTGATATCAGCCGAGCAGAGTTTGCCAAGGTTTATCAACGCCTTAGAGTTGAGCTTGAAGAGAAG GGAGAGAGCTTTTATAACCCATATATAGCTAAAGTAATTGAGGAATTGAATAGCAAAGGGTTGATTGAAGAAAGTGAGGGTGCTCGTGTGATTTTCCTTGAAGGCTTCAACATCCCACTCATGGTTGTAAAGAGTGACGGTGGTTTTAACTATGCCTCAACAGATCTGACTGCTCTCTG GTATCGGCTTAATGAAGAGAAAGCTGAGTGGATTGTTTATGTGACCGATGTTGGCCAGCAGCAGCACTTTAGCATGTTCTTCAAA ACTGCCAGAAAAGCAGGTTGGCTTCCAGAGAGTGATAAAACTTACCCTAGAGTTGACCATGTTGGTTTTGGTCTCGTCAAGGGGGAAGATGGCAAGCGATTCAGAACTCGATCTTCAGAGGTAGTCCGACTAGTTGATTTGCTAGATGAGGCCAAGACTCGCAGTAAAACTGCCCTTATTGAGCGTG GTAAGGATAAAGAATGGACTCCAGAGGAGCTGGACCAAACAGCGGAGGCAGTTGGATACGGTGCGGTGAA GTATGCTGACTTGAAGAACAACAGATCCACAAGTTATACTTTCAACTTCGATCAAATGCTTAGTGACAAG GGGAATACAGCCGTTTACCTTCTTTACGCCCATGCTCGGATCTGTTCAATCATCAGAAAGTCTGGCAAAGACATAGACGAGCTGAAGAAG ACAGGGAAGCTAGCATTGGATCATCCAGAAGAACGAGCATTGGGGCTTCACTTGCTTCGATTTGCTGAG ACGGTTGAGGCAGCTTGCGCCAACTTGTTACCGCATGTGCTGTGCGAGTACCTCTACGAGTTATCTGAACGCTACACCTCATTCTATTCCGTTCATCAG GTCATTGGTTCAGCAGAGGAGGCAAGCCGTCTACTACTTTGTGAAGCAACGGCTATAGTGATGCGGAAATGCTTTCACCTTCTTGGAATCACTCCTGTTTACAAGATTTGA
- the LOC106440881 gene encoding arabinogalactan protein 13 has protein sequence MEAMKMKLFVAVLVVGMAFSAMQQAAAVEAPAPSPTSDASLSIPTFVATVVTMAFGFLF, from the coding sequence ATGGAGGCAATGAAGATGAAACTCTTTGTGGCTGTTTTAGTGGTCGGGATGGCCTTCTCTGCCATGCAACAGGCTGCCGCCGTGGAGGCTCCGGCTCCGAGCCCTACCTCTGATGCTTCTTTGTCTATCCCCACTTTTGTCGCTACCGTAGTCACTATGGCATTTGGGTTTCTCTTCtaa
- the LOC125590312 gene encoding subtilisin-like protease SBT3.18 has protein sequence MTRSLGGISFALTLLLYSSVQATTSISHVYIVYLGANRLQNAALASSHHLHLLSKVFTSKEDAGRSMLYSYTYGFSGFSAKLNSTQAASLASKYFHFYIMAAKLYRPLKNSV, from the exons ATGACAAGATCTCTTGGTGGCATCTCTTTTGCTCTTACATTACTACTTTACTCATCAGTTCAAGCGACAACATCAATTTCTCAT gtttacATTGTCTATTTAGGCGCTAACCGGCTACAAAACGCTGCTTTAGCTTCAAGCcaccatcttcatcttctttcaaAAGTCTTTACAAG CAAAGAAGATGCAGGACGATCCATGCTGTACAGTTACACCTACGGCTTCTCAGGCTTCTCTGccaaactcaactcaacacAAGCTGCTTCTTTAGCAAGTAAATACttccatttttatattatgGCGGCAAAATTATACCGACCGTTAAAGAACTCGGTTTAG
- the LOC106444640 gene encoding subtilisin-like protease SBT3.18 produces MNQVITVFKSRSLKLHTTRSWDFLGLTVDNTGHTPPPQLAYGSDVIVGIFDTGLFSISISSLFQSSLNLKICYFRLGIWPESESFKEPPEAKPIPSSWKGKCVGGDVRCNRKLIGARFYLKGFEEAYGEVDRTRDREYRSPRDRLGHGTHTASTAVGSVVFIVSGFAGGVARGGAPSARLAVYKTCWGKDFEGVCTEADILAAFDDAVRDGVDVISASFGSSPPLTPFFESSADVGGFHAAERGISVVFSGGNDGPDPGLVQNVAPWAVSVAASTMDRSFPTNIVIDGGFTLTGQSLVSQEITGTLALATTYFDGGVCKWENWLKKLATEMIILCFSTLGPVQFIEEAQAAVIRANASALIFAASPTKQLVEEVDVIPTVRVDILGGTRIRNYLARSPTVPVVKVGPSKTVIGEITAPSVAYFSSRGPSSLSPDILKPDITAPGIGILGAWPPKTPPTLLPGDHRSVEWNFQSGTSMSCPHVAGVMALLQSAHPDWSPAAIRSAIMTTAGTRDTSNDLILSGGSMKPTDPFDIGAGHINPLKAMDPGLVYNTKTEDYVLFLCNIGYTDQQIKSMLLLHSESSTTCLPSHSYPTNADFNYPSITIPSLRFTRTIKRTVSNVGPNKNTVFFVDIVRPVGVEVEVWPRILVFSKCQQEHSYYVTFTPTKTSSGRYVFGEIIWTNGFHRVRSPLVVCLSNSGFVAK; encoded by the exons ATGAACCAGGTCATAACGGTTTTCAAGAGCCGAAGCTTGAAGCTGCACACAACAAGGAGTTGGGACTTCTTAGGTCTCACCGTCGACAACACCGGCCATACTCCTCCGCCGCAGCTCGCCTATGGCTCCGACGTCATCGTCGGAATCTTTGACACTGGTCTCTTCTCTATCTCGATATCTTCCTTGTTTCAGAGCTCTCTTAATCTTAAAATCTGTTACTTTCGATTAGGGATTTGGCCGGAATCGGAGAGTTTTAAGGAACCGCCGGAGGCGAAACCGATACCTTCGTCGTGGAAAGGAAAATGCGTCGGAGGAGACGTACGTTGCAACCGCAAACTCATCGGCGCTCGATTTTACCTCAAAGGATTCGAGGAGGCGTACGGGGAGGTCGACCGCACGCGAGATCGGGAATACAGATCGCCGCGCGATCGCCTCGGTCACGGCACGCATACAGCTTCCACCGCCGTCGGATCCGTTGTTTTCATCGTCTCCGGGTTCGCCGGCGGCGTCGCTCGAGGCGGAGCTCCGTCGGCGAGATTGGCGGTGTACAAGACGTGCTGGGGGAAGGACTTCGAAGGGGTTTGCACGGAGGCTGATATATTGGCGGCTTTCGACGACGCGGTTCGCGACGGTGTGGATGTGATCTCGGCGTCTTTTGGTTCGTCGCCGCCTTTGACGCCGTTTTTTGAGTCGAGTGCTGATGTTGGAGGTTTTCATGCTGCGGAGAGGGGGATTAGTGTTGTTTTCTCCGGTGGGAATGATGGGCCTGATCCTGGGCTTGTTCAGAATGTAGCTCCTTGGGCGGTTTCTGTTGCTGCTTCGACGATGGATCGGAGTTTCCCCACAAACATTGTTATCGACGGTGGTTTCACTCTCACG GGGCAGAGCTTGGTTTCTCAGGAGATCACTGGTACATTAGCTCTTGCAACGACGTATTTTGATGGAGG GGTTTGCAAATGGGAGAACTGGTTAAAGAAACTGGCCACTGAGATGATAATTCTTTGCTTCTCTACTTTGGGTCCGGTTCAGTTCATCGAAGAAGCACAAGCTGCTGTCATAAGAGCAAACGCATCAGCGCTTATATTTGCAGCCTCACCCACAAAGCAGCTTGTGGAAGAAGTAGACGTGATCCCAACAGTTCGTGTTGATATCCTTGGAGGGACTAGGATTAGGAACTATCTTGCTCGTTCGCCTAC AGTGCCAGTGGTGAAAGTTGGACCGAGCAAAACTGTTATTGGAGAGATTACAGCACCTTCTGTTGCATATTTCTCCTCGAGAGGACCTAGTTCACTATCACCTGATATTCTCAAG CCAGATATTACAGCGCCTGGCATTGGGATATTGGGAGCATGGCCTCCCAAAACTCCACCTACACTGTTACCAGGAGACCACCGATCTGTTGAGTGGAACTTCCAGTCTGGAACGTCAATGTCATGTCCTCATGTGGCTGGAGTTATGGCACTTCTCCAATCTGCTCACCCTGACTGGTCACCAGCTGCAATCAGAAGCGCCATCATGACCACAG CGGGTACAAGAGACACGAGCAATGACTTGATCCTCTCTGGTGGTTCAATGAAACCCACTGACCCGTTTGATATCGGTGCTGGACATATAAACCCTTTGAAAGCAATGGATCCTGGTCTGGTTTACAATACCAAAACCGAAGACTACGTTCTCTTCTTGTGCAACATTGGCTACACTGATCAACAAATCAAGTCCATGCTTCTTCTCCACTCAGAATCTTCCACAACATGCCTTCCCTCTCACTCGTACCCAACCAATGCTGATTTCAACTATCCATCTATTACCATACCGAGCCTGAGATTCACTAGGACCATAAAACGTACTGTAAGCAACGTTGGTCCAAACAAAAACACTGTTTTCTTCGTAGACATTGTTAGACCAGTGGGAGTGGAAGTTGAAGTCTGGCCGCGGATTCTGGTGTTCTCCAAGTGCCAACAAGAACACTCGTATTATGTTACATTCACGCCAACCAAGACATCCTCTGGTCGGTATGTGTTTGGAGAGATCATTTGGACAAATGGGTTCCATCGAGTTAGAAGTCCGTTGGTTGTGTGCTTAAGCAACAGTGGTTTTGTTGCAAAGTAG